From a single Ignavibacteria bacterium genomic region:
- the fbp gene encoding class 1 fructose-bisphosphatase produces MSQTPFMTLERYIIEEERKHPEATGALSRILSDLSIAAKIISREVNKAGLVEILGFTGDTNVHGESVKKLDMYAHDMIFKAMDHGGQLCIMASEEEEDIIHIPHHFTIGKYVLLFDPLDGSSNIDANVNIGTIFSIYKRVSEGDGPGTLEDCLQPGTQQVAAGYVIYGSSTMLVYTTGEGVHGFTLDPSIGEFILSHHDIRIPEKGKIYSINEGNYKYWHPGLKKYIKWLQEEDKSTGRPYSTRYIGSMVADVHRTILYGGIFMYPADSRNPKGKLRLMYECNPVSFIVEACGGKAITGYTRVLEEIPNSLHERCPIFIGSPYDIDKVAKFIADTDAELEKPL; encoded by the coding sequence ATGTCACAAACACCCTTTATGACACTCGAGCGATATATCATCGAGGAGGAACGGAAGCATCCCGAAGCGACGGGGGCACTCTCAAGGATATTGTCGGATCTTTCAATTGCTGCAAAAATCATTTCGAGGGAAGTGAACAAAGCCGGACTGGTTGAGATACTTGGCTTCACGGGCGATACAAATGTTCACGGAGAATCGGTAAAAAAACTTGACATGTATGCACATGACATGATCTTCAAGGCAATGGATCATGGCGGTCAGCTTTGTATCATGGCATCTGAAGAAGAAGAGGATATCATCCACATCCCCCACCACTTCACTATCGGAAAATATGTTCTTCTGTTCGATCCCCTCGACGGGTCTTCAAATATTGATGCCAATGTAAACATCGGTACGATATTCTCGATCTACAAAAGGGTTTCTGAGGGAGACGGTCCTGGTACACTTGAAGACTGTTTACAACCGGGGACTCAGCAGGTAGCCGCAGGATATGTGATTTATGGCTCCTCAACAATGCTTGTTTATACCACAGGCGAGGGAGTTCACGGCTTTACGCTTGACCCCTCAATCGGTGAATTTATCCTCTCCCACCACGATATCAGAATACCAGAGAAGGGAAAAATCTACAGTATCAATGAAGGTAACTACAAATACTGGCACCCCGGTTTGAAAAAATATATCAAATGGCTTCAGGAAGAGGACAAATCAACGGGGAGACCCTACTCAACCCGCTATATCGGTTCGATGGTTGCGGATGTGCACAGAACCATTTTATACGGCGGCATCTTTATGTACCCCGCAGACAGCCGGAACCCCAAAGGGAAATTGAGACTGATGTATGAGTGCAATCCTGTTTCGTTTATTGTGGAAGCATGCGGCGGGAAGGCAATAACGGGATATACCAGAGTGCTTGAAGAGATACCAAATTCACTTCACGAGAGGTGTCCGATCTTTATCGGAAGTCCTTACGATATAGACAAGGTTGCCAAATTTATTGCCGATACGGATGCCGAATTAGAGAAACCTCTGTAA